In the Bacillus amyloliquefaciens DSM 7 = ATCC 23350 genome, TCGGTTCTAAATGCACATCTTTTTTCGTTTTCGATACCTGCTTGGCCAGCCTGTTTGCCAGCTGATCCAGAATTTCTCTTCTTTTCAGACGATAATTCTCAGCGTCGACAACGGCTTGGCGGTACTGGCCGGAGCCGCGGTTCAACACAAGCTGCGTCAATGTTTCCAGGGCATTGAGTGTTTGTCCTCTCTTACCAATGAGCAGCGCCGCTTTTTCACCCTTAATATGAAAACAAACTGTTTTTTTGTTTTCCTCCGTGACAATCTCGGAAGGCCCGGCAATGGTATTGATGATTTCTTCCAGATACGCTTTCGCTTCCTGAAC is a window encoding:
- the jag gene encoding RNA-binding cell elongation regulator Jag/EloR, which encodes MKKVTAAGRNVEEAVQSGLQELQLTKDQVEITVVQEEYKGFLGIFGKKNAIVELKEKKNSVQEAKAYLEEIINTIAGPSEIVTEENKKTVCFHIKGEKAALLIGKRGQTLNALETLTQLVLNRGSGQYRQAVVDAENYRLKRREILDQLANRLAKQVSKTKKDVHLEPMPSGERKIIHDALAKHPNIKTFSTGEGRYRHLVISHKDSRKPKSG